One Littorina saxatilis isolate snail1 linkage group LG11, US_GU_Lsax_2.0, whole genome shotgun sequence genomic window, acacagtccgtcaatattgggtaatatcatcacacagtccgtcaatattggataatgtcgacttcgcgaagtcttcttcACAAAGCACGCTGAACAAAGCTGTGACACTGAATTTAATTTGAGAATCAAAAAGCAAGAATTTTAGGATATTGgaccgtttctttctttctttatttggtgtttgacgtcgttttcaaccattcaaggttatatcgtgacggggaaaggggggagatgggataggggaaaggggggagatgggatagagccacttgttaattgtttcttgttcacaaaagcactaatcaaaaaattgctccaggggcttgcaacgtagtacaatatattaccttactgggagaatgcaagtttccagtacaaaggacttaacatttcttacatactgcttgactaaaatctttacaaacattgactatattctatacaagaaacacttaacaagggtaaaaggagaaacagaaccgttagtcgcctctttttacgacatgctgggtagcatcgggaaaattctttctcgtcccaaccaatatgggactccccctaacccgcggggggtattggACCGTTTAATTATTGACCAAACTAAAGTTTACATTtactagtacgtcgacccaatgccgacagacagacaaacatttaTGTTACAAATAATGATCTTCTCTCAAAATCGAAGATGAAACTCGCTTGCAAGATGCCGGCGGGTTTTTGGATAACTGAATTTTAAGTTAGaagacttcgggctcaatttaAGGACAATTACCTTCACAATCATATTAAACAGGCaacatgaaaaatgaaaatggaaaaTATTTCTCAAATGTACACAAGACACATTGGTAGCACCCAGTAAGTAGTACGGTATAAATGACTCCATTCCATCAACATGGGCTGCCAGAGAAACAGAGATGAACGTGAGAGCAATATGTTACTGACCCTGCCCTTTGAGAGCAAGGTGAAATGAAAAAGCTATCACCTGAAATCGATActtttcacacaaacacaagtgtcctaatgttttaacatcctgacagattgtttgtttgttttgtttgcttaacgcccagccgaccacgaagggccatatcagggcggtgctgctttgacatatgtataacgtgcgccacacacaagacagaagtcgcagcacaggcatCGTGTCTCAccaagtcacattattctgacaccggaccaaccagtcctagcactaaccccataatgccagacgtcaggcggagcagccactagattgccaattttaaagtcttaggtatgacccggccggggttcgaacccacgacctcccgatcacggggcggacgtcttaccactaggccaaccgtgccggtatacaGACAGATCAAGAGGCCGGCCGCTATAGCCTGGTATTAgggagatttaagaaacagcacgtttcgttttgcagctcgtttcgtttggtgaatgagtcaccccgcgaaacggaacgtgtaacgagacggcataggccgcagacaagatttagatgtattcacgtttcgtttcggaatgaaaggccgggcatggcaggatatgatccgctgactgggcatggcataatttcaactccacgagtcaataaaggattgacatactcgcattgcacgcacaagagcttcacatttttcaattcatgcacctgatcacatacgaagccagaataaaaattcgatgcgatgacctacttctgcttcgccatttgctttctcaccatgaagttggataaatgtaccaggatcagcacccttcaaaatatttcagttcacaacagttgtctacctccaatgaacacattctcagcgctgaaagactgtgaaagggttgatgaatctagcaatgcataaaatggccaacaaataaaactgttagtgtgcaaaaatactcacaaaagttgacgaaatattgttcgttttttgggggtggaaaacgtgactgcgttttgacgttccacgtaccgtttcagttgaccttcacctttccagcgagagacccccgaaataatgacgtttaccacaacttcaaaacgaaacgtcccaacgtttcgtttcttaaatctccgtatTAATTAGGTTAAGTCGACTTCGCGGGGTCTTCTTGACGAAGCTCGACacatgaagctttggcactgcattttcggtaaaaaaaaaacacttcgcAAATCAACTTTTGGCTAACTTTAAGGACTGTCTTCTCAAAAGAGAATGGATGAATCTTAGCTGGCTTACACGGGAAAGAATGGATATGTTtaacaagaacaacaataaaaggATGACGTTGATGGGTAGATATACTCAGTCTAACTCTCAAACCAATTACATTTTGATTGGCAGAGCAGTCAAAGTTTATGGCATTCAAGAAATGatgctttaaaacaaaaacctgACACCTGGGGTGGTGAGGCAGAACATTGTTTGAATGCATAAACTACACACAcattctccctctgtctgtctgtctgtctgtctgtctgtctgtctgtctgtctgtctgtctgtctgtctgtctgtctgtctgtctgtctgtctctccccccctctatcCCTACAAATGTCTATAAAACCCTACATTTTTAGTTCATGTGACCATGTATTCAGACGTATCGGAACAATCAACATCATTCCATCGTAAACTTCTAGAAATCGTCTTACATGGTTCTCTTCTGCTGCATTGTAAATATTCATACACGTTGAACAGCATGGTGATTCACATTTGATCGCTTGCAAAAGATTGCCATGCTATTCCGTATCTCTGTTGCATCAGCCAGGATAGACCTGTCTCCTGTCTGGCCAGTTTTCTACACTCTCACGTACGTAAGCTCGATtatttaaagccatatgtactcgatgactatacacgctaattgctttaccaacagctggagacatgctaaattaagttccctgcaaaatattgtggtctaggaccccttcagtgttgagatatgttaattttcattttgatctggatcgtcctatttatagatttggcaacacatgtaacgttgatgcaagggagctaacaccgcggctttgttgacatcctcactttttcagaggctagaacaagctgtaatgcatgtattatggtccgcgcatggtgacatatcgtcattatatggtcttatggtgcgtttgacatcgattgtgggcaaactacactttgtaaacacgggagtgcgttagtatgcctttaaaagAGAGTTCATACTCCTTGCACACGATTCAATTTTTGAAGAAAATGTGTATAGGTAATCATGCGACAAATGCCCATCTCTGCCCATTGACGAGTCGGTCATCGGCACCTGTTGTGCATGTACAGGCTGGCCGCTGATGTATACTTctgtcttcttctgcattcatggtctgaaactcccacgtacactcatgtttttgcgtGTATGGCCGTTCTGTCCCGCCATTTAGGTGGCAGCCGTACTTCGTTTTTAGGGGTAACTGCCAAAGGACGACAAGCCGGATTGCATTTATAGCCGTCATTGCTGGTTCACTGGTCGTCTCTTATTATGGATATTAACCCATCAGTTCATCGCGGCACTTCTTCTATAAACAATTCAAATAATACGTCAACAATACCTGGCCTATCTCGTCTTTGAAGGCCTCGGTGGCAGGCTAGCCTGTCAaccattttcttcttctgtagTGCCATGGAATGTTACATTTACCACCATGAGGCAAGGAAATTGTGGCTGAGATGACATTATTCGGCTGTCGTACACAAGGAAGAGAGATCGAGAAATGAAGGATAAATGATAAATGGCGTGTTCCCGTGTTCCCTCCCCGCTGCAAGTTGTAACGAATGTCCTTCCTACCATACACACTGTCCAGTACCATACACACTGTCCAGTACCATACACACTGTCCAGTACCATACACACTGTCCAGTACCATACACACTGTCCAGTACCATACACACTGTCCAGTACCAAACACTGTGACGTAAGTTTCTGTATTTCACTTGCATACGTGTAGATCTATACCCAATCTTGagatataaggccaaaaaaaaaatagtctgtttacggtaacccgaccgaccctatttttttcgcgcgaccctagacttttttttggcatttggggaaaaaaaaaaaataaaaaataaaaatgttttttttggggggggcaaaataacgtacaaatatgaattttttgggaaaaaaaattatcccgacctaccgaccctattttttgggtctatgttaccgtaaacagactattgttTTTTTTGCTTACCGACTTATATTGGCCAGTTATAGCTGTCTAGATTTTAGGGTGTCCCAATGACCCCCCATCGTTTCTCATTTCAAATGCACAAAAAGAGCGAAGGACACTTTTAACGACCACAGAAAAGCAGCAGGTTCAAAACCCCACACTGTCTTTCAGTCCTAGTTCTGTCCTGCTTTCCGGTTTCACTGGTCAAAATGATTGCTTTGAATCCCGCCGCTGTCTTTCCCTCACTTCATATTTCGCTTCCGGCGGTCCACGCAGACTTCCGCAAAGGAAGAGAAGCGTGGCGATGAGAGAGAGGATGAAAGCGATGACGGTCAGTGCAAAACAGTAGTGGTACTCGAACTCTTGACCAATCGAATTCTTGCGTCTCTCCACCTCTCCCGAGAACACGGAGAACTCGATAAAGATGAAGAACGCtgagaaacaaacacaaacaatatAAGTTATTGGCAAAGAAAAGGATTAGAACAAAACCACACATTAGAAGCGTAcggtgttttcttcttctgcgtgctGAAAGTACAGATTAACACCCCGAATCGAATGTAGGCCTACACCTAACTGGATGGATCATCTGAGACGCACAAAGCGTCGATCATTGGCAATTAGACgtattccgaaaataactctgtcggatttgtatgggttgtgaaagagtgaatgcccttgctttttg contains:
- the LOC138980256 gene encoding uncharacterized protein isoform X2 is translated as MVGLWRYCHDEPKYDCEDFDTMWKVDAWLEASRAFAIMGFLALVLCAVSTLLVCFVSHVKVFYSIAPVSSLLASFFIFIEFSVFSGEVERRKNSIGQEFEYHYCFALTVIAFILSLIATLLFLCGSLRGPPEAKYEVRERQRRDSKQSF